One window from the genome of Dyadobacter sp. CECT 9275 encodes:
- a CDS encoding AraC family transcriptional regulator has protein sequence MEIPIKNKLNDKELFRIKRMKEEIKTTNPHGHKDYLEIIFLEKGAGIHQIDFNRFTVVPNSLYLVMPGQLHSWELTEIPKGFVMMIQKDFLLNHPLHDVLFQAFPQPFPSGFDLGKSNETFLGILNNIEQEYLRRETNHEAVIRTYLQLVFDLLAREMKTQQAIPFPEMLKGFFAALDIAFRTNHETSFYAEALHTTSKTLNTSCKKFLGKTAGAVINEKLTSESKKRLLYSTKNLTELAYELGFADASHFNKFFKRQTGVLPGVYRRGIS, from the coding sequence ATGGAGATCCCGATCAAAAACAAGCTTAACGACAAGGAGCTGTTCAGAATTAAAAGAATGAAGGAGGAAATCAAGACCACCAACCCCCACGGGCATAAGGACTATCTGGAAATAATTTTCCTGGAAAAGGGAGCAGGAATTCATCAGATTGATTTTAACCGTTTTACGGTAGTACCCAACAGTCTTTATCTGGTGATGCCGGGCCAACTTCACAGCTGGGAGCTGACCGAAATACCCAAGGGTTTTGTGATGATGATTCAAAAGGATTTTTTGCTGAATCATCCGCTTCACGATGTCCTTTTTCAGGCATTCCCCCAACCCTTCCCCAGCGGGTTTGATCTGGGAAAGTCAAACGAAACCTTCCTGGGCATATTGAATAACATTGAACAGGAGTATTTGAGGCGCGAGACGAACCACGAGGCTGTGATCCGGACCTACCTGCAACTGGTTTTTGATTTACTGGCAAGGGAAATGAAAACCCAGCAGGCGATACCCTTCCCTGAAATGTTAAAAGGTTTTTTTGCCGCCTTGGATATCGCTTTCAGGACAAACCACGAAACCAGCTTTTATGCCGAGGCACTTCATACGACTTCCAAAACGCTCAATACCTCTTGCAAAAAATTTCTGGGAAAAACGGCCGGGGCGGTCATCAACGAAAAACTGACGTCCGAGTCCAAGAAACGTCTTTTGTATTCTACCAAAAACCTTACTGAACTTGCCTACGAGCTGGGCTTTGCAGACGCGTCACACTTCAATAAGTTTTTTAAGCGACAAACAGGCGTGCTGCCAGGCGTCTACCGAAGGGGAATTTCCTGA
- a CDS encoding TonB-dependent receptor domain-containing protein: MKGPLLALIILIVSLDSLKAQSCLTISGSVKDKQTGEALPYCSVALYRSQDSTLAGGVLTSDRGGYQFDNVGSGRYYIQAQYIGYSKTIYSLPAFTSGQTQLSVPSILMDPDPRTLREVNVTADRQNVENKIDRQVYRADKFMNSQGGTAIDVLKNTPSVTVNSEGDITLRGSSGFLVLINGKPVQADPTTVLNQLPANTIENIEVITSPSARFDPDGKAGIINITTRSAVPGSRSFSANVQGGLPAVYNYDNLQNPRRFGADATFNVRSDKWDFNLSGNYLRNDIAGQRTGDVNTTINNVFTSFPSDGERSFVRYNYTVRSSVSFTPNVRNTFSAGIYRGYRSQSRRADILYNNTKTDLSTGEVIGRIRYFNSNVARKSGGITLGNLDYTHTFINKSFITVSGLFEKASLEGLTTNRNLAEPDRETVLQSSRNPSENPLSAFRIRADYTVTIGKGKLETGYQYRNQAQKGNFQYLDLDLETGSFNIIPEFSSRTEVTNHIHSVYGQYSAKAGKLDYMGGLRYEYASRAFTAGSQSTRNLNLSNLFPSVNLQYQATKSLRVKAGYSKRVQRSTNNELNPFPEREHSETLESGDPDILPEFIDLTEAGVVKDFDKGSVFATLYNQRVKNVVNRVNSVYNDTILNRVYTNAGIATSWGLEAGSSLNLKKWWQFYAGGNVYHYKIKGSVFDNVKVNTSSLVYSINANTTFRFSPTLQLQLAMNYLSKRVTAQGEDSRFMNPGASVKKTFMKGKLAATLQWQNMDLGLLGSNRQRITTFGKDFFTTTNYIQETDIFLLNLSYNLNQTSKKPKLPASEFGEKEF; encoded by the coding sequence ATGAAAGGACCGTTACTGGCACTGATCATTCTGATCGTATCCCTTGACTCTTTAAAGGCGCAAAGCTGCTTAACCATTTCAGGCAGTGTAAAAGACAAACAGACCGGAGAGGCCCTCCCCTATTGCTCGGTTGCCTTGTACCGAAGCCAGGATTCTACATTGGCAGGGGGTGTTCTGACGAGTGACCGTGGTGGCTACCAGTTTGACAATGTCGGCTCGGGTCGCTATTACATCCAGGCCCAGTATATAGGTTACAGTAAAACGATTTACAGTTTACCAGCGTTTACCTCAGGACAAACACAGCTCAGCGTACCTTCCATTCTGATGGACCCCGATCCCCGCACGCTCCGTGAAGTGAATGTGACGGCTGACCGCCAGAATGTTGAAAACAAGATAGACCGGCAGGTTTACCGTGCTGATAAATTTATGAACAGCCAGGGTGGTACCGCCATAGATGTGCTCAAAAACACTCCTTCGGTAACCGTAAATAGCGAGGGGGATATCACACTCCGGGGATCCTCCGGATTTCTGGTGCTGATCAACGGAAAGCCGGTTCAGGCAGATCCCACCACCGTACTGAATCAATTGCCAGCCAATACCATAGAAAATATCGAAGTCATTACCTCCCCATCCGCACGTTTTGATCCGGACGGTAAAGCGGGGATTATCAATATCACTACCCGGAGTGCGGTTCCTGGCAGCAGGAGCTTCTCTGCTAATGTACAGGGCGGATTACCCGCGGTTTATAACTACGACAACCTTCAGAATCCCCGGCGCTTCGGGGCGGATGCAACATTTAATGTTCGTTCCGATAAATGGGATTTTAACCTGAGCGGAAATTATCTGCGCAATGACATCGCCGGCCAGAGGACAGGCGATGTAAACACCACCATCAACAATGTATTTACGTCGTTTCCGTCTGACGGGGAACGAAGTTTTGTACGGTACAATTACACGGTAAGAAGTTCAGTATCGTTTACGCCCAACGTCAGGAATACCTTCTCTGCGGGGATTTACCGGGGTTACCGGTCGCAGTCGCGCCGTGCAGACATTTTGTATAACAATACAAAAACCGATCTGTCCACGGGAGAAGTCATCGGGCGTATCCGGTATTTTAATTCCAATGTTGCGCGCAAATCCGGCGGCATTACGTTGGGAAACCTGGACTACACGCATACATTTATAAATAAGTCATTCATCACCGTTTCCGGACTTTTTGAAAAAGCGAGCCTGGAAGGGCTGACAACCAACCGGAACCTTGCCGAACCAGACCGGGAAACGGTACTGCAGAGCAGCCGGAACCCCAGTGAAAATCCGCTTTCGGCATTCCGTATCAGGGCAGATTACACCGTCACAATCGGCAAAGGAAAGCTGGAAACGGGTTATCAGTACCGGAATCAGGCTCAAAAAGGAAATTTTCAGTACCTGGACCTCGATCTGGAGACTGGATCTTTTAATATTATCCCGGAATTTAGCAGCCGCACGGAAGTTACCAACCACATCCATTCCGTATACGGGCAGTATTCTGCAAAGGCTGGAAAACTGGATTACATGGGCGGTCTGCGCTATGAGTACGCCAGCCGCGCTTTCACGGCCGGTAGCCAGAGTACCCGCAACCTGAATTTATCCAATCTTTTCCCTTCGGTAAATCTGCAGTATCAGGCAACAAAATCATTACGCGTTAAAGCTGGATACAGCAAGCGGGTACAGCGGTCTACCAATAACGAACTCAATCCTTTCCCAGAGCGGGAGCATTCTGAGACGCTGGAATCCGGAGACCCAGATATTTTGCCCGAATTTATTGACCTGACTGAAGCAGGTGTTGTCAAAGATTTTGACAAAGGGAGTGTTTTTGCCACACTCTACAACCAACGCGTCAAAAACGTAGTGAACAGGGTCAACAGTGTTTACAACGATACCATTTTGAACAGGGTATATACCAACGCAGGAATTGCAACTTCCTGGGGGCTTGAAGCAGGCAGCAGCCTGAACCTGAAAAAATGGTGGCAGTTCTATGCCGGGGGAAATGTATATCACTATAAAATCAAAGGTTCGGTTTTTGACAATGTGAAGGTGAATACTTCCAGCCTGGTATACTCGATCAATGCCAATACCACGTTCCGGTTTTCACCGACCCTGCAGCTCCAGCTGGCCATGAACTACCTTTCAAAAAGAGTCACGGCGCAAGGAGAAGACTCCCGCTTTATGAATCCGGGCGCCTCCGTCAAAAAAACTTTTATGAAAGGAAAATTGGCCGCTACATTGCAATGGCAGAATATGGACCTGGGACTGCTGGGCTCCAACCGGCAAAGAATTACGACCTTTGGCAAGGACTTTTTCACGACTACTAATTACATTCAGGAAACCGATATCTTTCTCTTAAACCTGAGTTACAACCTGAACCAGACCTCAAAGAAACCCAAGCTCCCGGCCAGTGAATTTGGTGAAAAGGAGTTTTGA
- a CDS encoding sulfatase-like hydrolase/transferase yields MIKKAISIFTLLSAVLLVVVISSNIPRKEVTEVRPVAAVKPNIIVIFTDDQRYNTLHALGGDQVITPNLDGLVKGGTTFTHAFNMGAWHGAVCVASRAMLLTGMSVWNVKKQEADYASLAAADGFWPQQMKRAGYETYMSGKWHVDTDAGKLFDHVSNIRPGMPNQTPQGYNRPLSRQDTVWQPWKEEFGGFWKGGKHWSEVLADDAVGYIRDASKKESPFFMYLAFNAPHDPRQAPKRWLDKYPVDQIKLPASYLDDYPYKTEMGCGTDLRDEQLAPFPRTPYAVKKNIQEYYASISYMDEQVGRILDALKKSGKMDNTYILFTADHGLSVGHHGLMGKQSMFDHSMRPPLVIKGPAIPKGEKRNQQVYLQDIMATSYELAGVRKPEHVFFNSLLPLVKDAKKPGPYTEIYGCYMNLQRMVRTERYKMIIYPAASKILLFDMLKDPQEMHDIFANTSSKKILKELKMRMLEQQKMMNDPLDLSAFLNKI; encoded by the coding sequence ATGATTAAAAAGGCAATCTCAATTTTTACTTTGCTGAGTGCTGTTCTGCTGGTGGTGGTAATCAGCAGTAATATTCCCAGGAAAGAGGTTACGGAGGTTAGGCCGGTCGCAGCCGTCAAACCTAATATCATAGTAATCTTTACGGATGATCAGCGATATAACACGCTGCATGCACTGGGAGGCGATCAGGTCATTACGCCCAACCTGGATGGTCTCGTAAAAGGAGGTACCACTTTTACCCATGCGTTCAATATGGGGGCTTGGCACGGAGCAGTCTGCGTGGCAAGCAGGGCCATGTTGCTTACAGGGATGTCCGTATGGAATGTGAAAAAACAGGAAGCAGATTATGCCTCACTCGCAGCTGCTGATGGTTTTTGGCCCCAGCAAATGAAGCGTGCGGGGTATGAAACCTACATGAGCGGAAAATGGCATGTGGATACAGATGCCGGGAAACTTTTTGACCATGTGAGCAACATCAGGCCGGGAATGCCTAACCAGACACCACAGGGGTACAACCGCCCGCTTTCACGGCAGGATACTGTTTGGCAACCATGGAAAGAGGAGTTCGGAGGATTCTGGAAGGGAGGCAAGCACTGGAGTGAGGTACTGGCAGATGATGCCGTGGGGTACATTCGGGACGCTTCCAAAAAGGAGAGCCCCTTCTTTATGTACCTGGCTTTCAATGCACCACATGACCCCAGGCAGGCACCCAAAAGATGGCTGGACAAATATCCTGTCGATCAGATAAAGCTGCCTGCCAGCTACCTCGACGATTATCCATACAAAACCGAGATGGGCTGCGGCACCGACCTACGCGACGAGCAACTCGCACCATTTCCAAGGACGCCTTATGCTGTCAAAAAAAATATCCAGGAATATTACGCCAGTATCTCGTATATGGATGAACAGGTGGGAAGGATTCTGGATGCTCTTAAGAAAAGTGGGAAAATGGATAATACCTACATTCTTTTTACGGCAGATCACGGCCTGTCAGTAGGGCATCACGGGTTGATGGGCAAGCAAAGCATGTTTGACCACAGTATGCGTCCGCCGCTGGTAATCAAAGGACCGGCAATTCCAAAGGGTGAAAAAAGGAATCAGCAGGTATACCTGCAGGATATTATGGCAACGTCGTACGAACTGGCCGGAGTCAGAAAACCGGAGCACGTTTTTTTCAACAGCCTGCTGCCGCTTGTAAAGGATGCCAAAAAGCCGGGGCCCTACACAGAGATTTACGGCTGTTATATGAATCTTCAGCGAATGGTACGGACTGAGAGATATAAGATGATCATATACCCGGCGGCCAGTAAGATACTGCTGTTTGATATGCTCAAAGACCCGCAGGAAATGCATGATATTTTTGCAAATACGTCGAGCAAAAAAATACTGAAAGAGCTTAAAATGAGGATGCTCGAACAGCAAAAAATGATGAACGACCCGCTCGACCTTTCCGCATTTTTGAACAAGATTTAG
- a CDS encoding RagB/SusD family nutrient uptake outer membrane protein, producing MFNKYIRITIAFIAILAVSCTEDLLDRYPTDSLNENNFWHNENELKQYANTLYANFAGHSTGTNLSPIVLGDQQSDNMVPLNFDLVAAGKNIVPATGGGWTWTLIRSCNYFLARYNQTPISQELKDRYAGEIRFFKAWDYFNKVKDFGDVPWLSKDLTTNSPELFAPRDTRVLVMDSLLATINTAIVNLPVKSAAEAGRINKDVALLLKGRICLFEGTYRKYYNMAGGDKFLQEAAAATDQLINEGHYQLHSTGNASADYASLFNAMDLASNKEMLLYKAYATGLLGNATVWNIQLNNFNTSASKTLVESYLCKDGKPISQSPLYLGDDSIQVEMKNRDPRLTQTIVSPGTGIQAGFGAPAIPGSDFSGVGVVPSGYQIQKFWSPDQTEYVRIQNGIMDAPIYRYAEVLLINAEAKAELGLATQAVIDKTINLLRKRAGMPDMVIASLVKDTGSEFPEIPVLLDEIRRERRVELAIEGLRFDDLRRWKAGRLLNKPVLGMKFVQKQFPKAVIGSSIFVNDKGFILPYGKSLPGGRTFDEAKNYLLPLPLDELGLNTNLTQNPGWK from the coding sequence ATGTTTAATAAATATATAAGGATAACGATCGCATTCATTGCCATTTTAGCAGTATCCTGCACAGAGGATCTTCTGGACAGATATCCTACCGATTCTCTGAACGAAAATAATTTCTGGCATAACGAAAACGAGCTTAAGCAATACGCTAATACCTTGTATGCCAATTTTGCAGGGCATTCAACAGGAACCAATCTAAGCCCGATCGTACTTGGCGACCAGCAGAGCGACAATATGGTGCCGTTGAATTTTGACCTGGTTGCGGCAGGAAAAAACATTGTACCTGCCACCGGGGGAGGCTGGACCTGGACTTTGATCAGATCCTGTAATTATTTTCTGGCCAGGTACAATCAGACCCCCATCAGCCAGGAACTGAAAGACCGCTATGCAGGGGAAATACGTTTTTTTAAAGCATGGGATTATTTTAATAAGGTCAAAGATTTCGGAGACGTTCCCTGGCTTTCAAAAGATCTTACCACAAATTCGCCCGAATTATTCGCCCCGCGTGACACCAGGGTACTGGTAATGGATTCTCTGTTGGCTACCATTAATACTGCAATTGTTAATCTTCCGGTAAAGAGCGCTGCGGAGGCAGGTCGTATCAACAAGGATGTTGCTTTGCTTCTAAAAGGAAGAATATGCCTGTTTGAAGGAACTTACCGCAAATACTACAACATGGCCGGGGGAGACAAATTTTTGCAGGAAGCCGCTGCAGCCACCGACCAGTTGATTAACGAGGGCCATTATCAGCTTCATTCAACCGGCAACGCTTCGGCCGACTATGCTTCGTTGTTCAATGCGATGGATCTGGCCTCCAATAAGGAGATGTTACTTTACAAAGCCTACGCAACCGGGTTATTAGGAAACGCCACGGTTTGGAATATCCAGTTGAATAATTTCAATACCAGTGCGTCAAAGACGCTCGTAGAATCCTATTTGTGTAAAGATGGTAAACCCATTTCCCAAAGCCCTCTGTACCTGGGAGACGACAGTATTCAGGTGGAAATGAAAAACAGAGACCCCCGTCTTACCCAGACAATAGTTTCACCTGGTACAGGTATTCAGGCGGGTTTTGGTGCCCCGGCTATTCCAGGGTCTGATTTTAGCGGTGTGGGCGTAGTCCCCAGTGGTTACCAGATCCAGAAGTTCTGGTCGCCCGATCAGACCGAATACGTTCGGATCCAGAATGGCATCATGGATGCTCCCATCTATCGGTATGCCGAAGTATTGCTCATTAATGCCGAAGCCAAAGCCGAACTGGGCCTGGCAACACAGGCGGTGATCGATAAAACGATCAATCTTTTACGTAAAAGAGCCGGCATGCCGGATATGGTGATTGCCAGCCTGGTGAAGGACACGGGTTCGGAGTTTCCTGAAATACCGGTTCTACTGGATGAAATCAGGCGTGAAAGAAGAGTGGAACTGGCGATAGAGGGGCTCAGGTTCGATGATTTACGGCGATGGAAGGCCGGAAGGTTACTGAACAAGCCAGTTCTGGGTATGAAGTTTGTCCAGAAACAATTTCCAAAGGCAGTCATTGGCAGCAGTATCTTCGTGAACGATAAAGGATTTATTCTGCCCTATGGAAAATCCTTACCGGGCGGACGTACTTTTGATGAAGCCAAAAATTACTTGCTCCCACTTCCCCTCGACGAGCTTGGGCTGAATACCAATCTGACCCAAAATCCGGGCTGGAAATAG
- a CDS encoding TonB-dependent receptor — translation MQKFYRVQLFIHLMRLSVTQFLLLICLLGNAYATEGNAQALLSQKVTLHVQNQNVDNVLGQIEQQVKARFVYSARLIRSHRKVTLKVKNEPLNKVLDEILIPLALKYRLSEDLIIISRSERPAADARSEPLPSDKAQDQASENGKPFVDVVVKGRVRDEKGEGLPGVSIVIKGTAKGTTTDAEGKYQISVDGPESVLIFSFVGYKTTEKAVGLFSEINIDLPADQSLLNEVIVVGYGTKKRENVTGAIAQVSGEALVSRPVVKLGQALQGLIPNLNVTNPDGNPNANPTFNIRGTTSLSGGGALILVDGIQMDINLLNPADVESITVLKDAASAAIYGARGAFGVILVTTKKGRKDRKPQISYSGSMQFNKPTYLPDLLSTSEYLESQNVAQKNLNGTQKYADEQIGWVKDYQRDPVNNPSYHMLPNGKIFWNASPNVIKDMVQMWAPGQSHTLNLNGGNDKTSYYVSGGFLNQNGLFKTSTDVFKRYNFTTNVTTDLTEWFKVGAKVNYVNTSYDEPHKYPNKGSDWWEQMTRGEPQVLFPAKTPAGSPVGEGIATESFVNFLESGSRKINKSSTGVYAVNAEAEVIDGLKVSGNFSYTALRQTLKENQVAFPYIRDTWITQISGTSPSFIQRDFNSSDYFAGNLYADYNTVLAGKHSLSALVGYNQEWYNLTGSIVRKQDLVSGGVPVFNLATGTTTTTDVETSWAIRGVFARLNYDYMGKYLVEFNSRYDGTSRFPAGRRFGFFPSVSAGWRISKEKFMKPLSPVLHDLKLRASYGSLGNQLVDGNFPYISLFGITPQVSHILGGTLPLGISAPGLVSPDLTWEKVSTLDFGADANLWGKLNIGFDWYRRTTAGMLVAGGRLPAVLGTAVPQRNAADLQTTGFEFSAKWTDQLPNKLRYDVGVVLSNYQAVITKIDNNPNKLITDNYVGQKIGEIWGFESAGIFTSSGDVTSAANQDQLGNSGKWGAGDVQYRDLNSDRVITRGANTVANPGDQKIIGNLTPKYQYGITANLAWFNFDFSLLIQGVGKRDFVPSGSYFWGAINNPAAVGTREVYQDSWSAANPGGYYPIYKAGSTFNILPQTRYLQSAAYMRLKNISLGYTVPLKAIKKIRLSNARLYVTGQNLWEYTKLKGNFDPEVTGSGDVGVFYPLQRVLSFGVQLSL, via the coding sequence ATGCAAAAATTTTATCGGGTTCAATTATTTATTCACCTTATGCGCCTGTCAGTTACCCAGTTTCTTCTGCTTATCTGTTTGCTGGGGAACGCGTATGCAACAGAAGGCAATGCCCAGGCACTGTTAAGTCAAAAGGTAACGCTGCATGTCCAGAACCAGAACGTAGACAACGTGCTGGGGCAGATAGAACAGCAGGTCAAGGCTCGGTTTGTCTATAGTGCACGGCTGATCCGCTCTCACAGGAAGGTGACGCTGAAGGTAAAAAATGAACCTCTTAATAAAGTGCTGGATGAAATACTCATTCCTCTTGCTCTGAAGTACCGCCTTTCTGAGGATCTGATCATCATCAGCAGGAGCGAGCGACCAGCAGCCGATGCCCGTAGCGAGCCTCTCCCTTCTGACAAAGCGCAGGACCAGGCATCAGAGAATGGGAAACCATTTGTTGATGTCGTGGTAAAAGGTCGGGTAAGAGATGAAAAGGGAGAAGGTTTGCCTGGTGTAAGTATCGTGATCAAAGGTACTGCAAAGGGTACTACGACGGACGCCGAGGGCAAGTATCAGATCAGTGTTGACGGCCCGGAGTCGGTACTGATTTTTTCCTTTGTAGGTTACAAAACAACAGAAAAGGCTGTGGGACTGTTTTCTGAAATAAATATCGACCTCCCTGCAGACCAGAGCCTGTTGAACGAGGTCATTGTTGTAGGGTACGGTACCAAAAAAAGAGAGAACGTTACGGGCGCAATTGCCCAGGTAAGCGGCGAGGCATTGGTCAGCAGGCCTGTTGTTAAACTTGGACAGGCTTTGCAGGGATTAATTCCCAATTTGAATGTCACCAATCCCGATGGAAATCCCAACGCCAATCCAACTTTCAATATTCGGGGTACTACCTCACTGAGTGGCGGAGGGGCACTAATTCTGGTCGATGGCATTCAGATGGACATCAACCTGCTGAATCCCGCGGATGTAGAGAGCATCACGGTGCTGAAAGACGCGGCCTCTGCAGCAATTTATGGCGCCCGGGGAGCATTTGGGGTGATCCTGGTTACCACTAAAAAGGGCAGAAAGGATCGTAAGCCGCAGATCAGCTATTCCGGAAGCATGCAATTTAACAAGCCTACGTACCTGCCCGATCTGCTGAGCACCAGCGAATACCTGGAATCACAGAATGTAGCACAAAAAAACTTAAATGGTACCCAAAAATACGCCGACGAACAGATCGGTTGGGTGAAAGATTACCAGCGCGATCCCGTCAACAATCCCAGTTACCACATGCTGCCCAACGGAAAGATCTTCTGGAACGCATCACCCAACGTAATTAAGGATATGGTGCAAATGTGGGCGCCGGGGCAAAGTCATACCCTTAATCTGAACGGCGGAAACGACAAAACCTCATACTATGTTTCGGGTGGTTTCCTGAACCAGAACGGGTTATTTAAAACATCCACGGATGTGTTCAAAAGATATAATTTCACAACCAATGTTACCACTGACCTCACCGAATGGTTTAAGGTAGGGGCAAAGGTCAATTACGTTAACACCAGTTACGATGAACCCCACAAATATCCGAACAAGGGGTCGGACTGGTGGGAACAGATGACCCGCGGTGAGCCTCAGGTACTATTTCCGGCCAAAACCCCGGCAGGTTCACCGGTGGGAGAGGGCATTGCAACGGAGAGTTTCGTGAATTTTTTAGAAAGCGGGTCCAGGAAGATCAATAAGTCGTCCACGGGCGTATATGCTGTCAACGCGGAGGCGGAAGTGATAGACGGCCTTAAGGTCAGCGGAAATTTCTCATACACTGCGCTTCGTCAGACGCTCAAGGAAAATCAGGTGGCGTTCCCTTATATCAGGGATACCTGGATCACTCAGATATCCGGAACCTCTCCATCTTTTATTCAGAGAGATTTCAATTCATCGGATTATTTCGCCGGGAACCTCTATGCAGATTACAATACCGTATTGGCAGGGAAACATTCGCTGTCGGCACTGGTGGGTTACAACCAGGAGTGGTATAATCTTACCGGCTCAATTGTCAGGAAGCAGGACCTCGTCAGTGGAGGTGTCCCGGTTTTCAATCTGGCCACAGGAACCACCACTACCACCGATGTAGAGACTTCCTGGGCGATCCGGGGCGTTTTTGCCCGTCTGAATTACGACTACATGGGGAAATACCTGGTGGAATTTAACAGCCGGTACGACGGAACCTCACGATTCCCCGCAGGGCGGCGCTTTGGCTTTTTCCCTTCGGTATCTGCGGGCTGGCGCATCTCAAAGGAGAAGTTCATGAAGCCACTTTCGCCCGTACTGCATGATCTGAAGCTGAGAGCCTCCTATGGCAGCCTCGGTAATCAGCTGGTGGATGGTAACTTTCCTTACATTTCACTGTTTGGTATTACACCGCAGGTTTCTCATATACTGGGCGGTACGCTTCCGCTGGGTATTTCCGCGCCAGGGCTGGTAAGTCCGGACCTGACCTGGGAGAAAGTATCCACCCTGGATTTCGGGGCGGATGCGAATCTGTGGGGGAAACTCAATATTGGATTTGACTGGTACAGGCGCACTACTGCTGGCATGCTGGTAGCCGGGGGACGGCTTCCCGCCGTACTGGGAACCGCGGTACCCCAGCGCAACGCAGCCGACCTACAGACCACCGGCTTTGAATTCAGTGCCAAATGGACGGACCAGTTACCTAATAAACTAAGGTATGATGTGGGCGTGGTGCTGTCCAACTACCAGGCAGTCATTACCAAGATTGACAACAACCCCAACAAGCTGATCACAGACAACTATGTTGGCCAAAAAATCGGAGAAATCTGGGGATTTGAATCCGCTGGTATATTTACCAGCAGCGGTGACGTAACCAGCGCTGCTAACCAGGACCAGTTGGGGAACTCCGGAAAATGGGGTGCTGGTGACGTGCAGTACCGCGATTTAAACAGCGACAGGGTAATTACCAGAGGGGCCAATACGGTTGCCAATCCCGGAGATCAGAAGATCATAGGAAACCTTACTCCCAAGTATCAGTACGGAATTACGGCTAATCTGGCGTGGTTCAACTTCGACTTCAGTCTACTGATTCAGGGTGTTGGCAAGCGGGATTTTGTACCGTCAGGAAGTTATTTCTGGGGAGCTATCAACAACCCCGCTGCAGTGGGAACAAGAGAGGTATATCAGGATTCCTGGTCGGCAGCGAACCCGGGCGGATATTATCCGATTTATAAAGCGGGCTCAACCTTTAACATTCTGCCTCAAACGCGTTACCTGCAAAGTGCGGCTTATATGCGGTTGAAAAACATATCACTTGGCTACACGGTCCCTTTAAAAGCAATAAAGAAGATCAGACTTTCCAATGCCAGGCTATACGTTACCGGACAGAACCTGTGGGAATATACCAAACTCAAGGGCAATTTTGATCCCGAGGTTACAGGCTCAGGCGACGTAGGGGTATTCTATCCGCTTCAAAGAGTTCTTTCTTTTGGTGTTCAACTTTCTTTATAA
- a CDS encoding FecR family protein: MNRYQDYCVEDFVLDADFQGWVRYGTASQVAFWNSYIAEFPQQASEISEARILLQGIYVRYGTHISDDEIASEITGLITRILEDKKQRSASAGEDSFKSKKSWIWAAAASVLVAACGLAVWYVLQATPGTQYTGLTKGKSLVEKVNRTSSKQTIHLYDGSVAVLEPNASLSIPPAFSEEKREVYLSGEAYFKITKDIDRPFLVYTHKLVTRVLGTSFIVRALKGDQEISVEVREGKVSVFRKDDFEKSASGTQNESNGIVVTPNQKIVLNADGDRMVKTLSDAPAVVPGGVKVSRFDYNNTPVKDVLNDLKNAYQVDIIFDADLISDCPITATLSNQPLLEKLNVICEAIEAKYEVLDGKIIIYGNSCLN, from the coding sequence ATGAACAGGTACCAAGATTACTGTGTAGAGGATTTCGTTTTGGATGCAGACTTCCAGGGATGGGTCCGGTACGGAACGGCTTCCCAGGTGGCCTTCTGGAACAGCTACATCGCGGAATTTCCCCAGCAGGCTTCTGAAATCAGCGAGGCTCGTATATTGCTGCAAGGAATATACGTACGCTACGGTACCCACATCAGCGATGATGAAATTGCGTCAGAGATTACCGGTTTGATTACGCGGATACTGGAGGATAAAAAACAAAGGAGTGCCTCTGCCGGTGAAGATTCTTTCAAGAGCAAAAAATCATGGATCTGGGCAGCGGCTGCGTCTGTGCTGGTAGCGGCTTGCGGCCTTGCGGTTTGGTATGTGCTGCAGGCTACGCCGGGGACACAGTATACCGGACTGACAAAAGGGAAGTCGTTAGTAGAAAAGGTTAATCGTACTTCCTCCAAGCAAACCATACATCTTTACGACGGGAGTGTAGCTGTTCTTGAGCCCAATGCAAGCCTGAGTATTCCTCCTGCCTTTTCGGAGGAAAAGCGCGAAGTGTACCTTTCAGGGGAGGCTTATTTCAAAATTACAAAAGATATTGACCGCCCATTTCTGGTTTATACGCACAAGCTGGTAACACGGGTGTTAGGTACCAGTTTCATTGTCAGGGCATTAAAGGGCGATCAGGAGATTTCGGTAGAGGTAAGGGAAGGAAAGGTATCGGTTTTCAGGAAGGATGACTTCGAAAAGTCGGCATCTGGTACCCAAAATGAATCAAACGGCATTGTGGTAACACCCAATCAGAAGATCGTTCTGAATGCTGATGGGGACCGGATGGTCAAAACGCTCAGTGATGCTCCGGCCGTTGTACCTGGCGGTGTTAAGGTTTCCCGATTCGATTACAATAACACGCCGGTCAAGGATGTGCTTAATGATCTGAAAAATGCATATCAGGTGGATATCATTTTCGATGCTGATCTGATTTCCGACTGTCCTATCACGGCCACTTTGTCCAACCAACCATTGCTTGAAAAGCTTAACGTGATTTGTGAAGCCATTGAAGCCAAGTACGAGGTACTGGACGGCAAAATCATCATTTATGGTAATAGCTGCTTAAATTAA